GGCTTCATCGGTTTATTGGCTGGGCGGGCCTTGTCATCGGTGATCGATCTTCTTCTGTATTTCACCATCGCGGGAAAGGTCACCGGACTGCACATCCGCAAGCAGCTGTTTCTGAGTTGGCGCACTTGGTTGGCCTGCGCACTGGTTTATCCATTTTTGTACTGGATAAAAACCTGGCCAGTCATGGAAATTGGCGATTCAAAATTGCATCAAGCAGCCGGACTTTTCGGTCTGATTCTGTTGGGATTGCTGATGCAGTTTGTCATTCAGGGTTTGCTGTGGCGAGTCAGTGGCAAGCCCCAAAGCATCGAAGTGGTGTTCATGGCCTATTTGAAAGGCAAATTCAAACTGCAAGGACAAAAATCATTTTGACTGCGAAAAAAATTGTCTATCTGGTGAATCAATATCCAAAAGTCAGTCACACCTTCATACGGCGGGAAATACTGGCGCTTGAAACCTTGGGATTGAATGTAATGCGCCTGTCTGTCAGGGGCTGGGAAAATGAATTGCCCGACCCCGTGGATGAACAAGAACGACAAAAAACCCGTTACCTGCTTCGCCAAGGTGTGGGAAGCCTGTTGTGGTCGGGCATGAAGGTTTTCATGCAGCGTCCCGCGACATTTCTCAACACCCTGTTCGTTGCCTTGAGAATGGGAGTTCGTGCTGACCGGGCCTGGCCTTTTCACTTGATCTATTTGCTGGAAGCCTGCAAGGCCTTGGAATGGCTTCAGCAAGACAATATTGAGCATGTCCATGCGCACTTTGGCGGCAACTCCACCGAAGTCGCCATGCTGATTCGGCTGCTCGGTGGGCCACCTTACAGCTTTACGGTTCATGGCCCCGAAGAGTTCGACAAGCCCGAATTCATTCATTTGGGGGCCAAGGTCAAGCACAGTGCATTCACCGTGGCAATTACTTCGTATTGCCGAAGCCAGATCTTCCGCTGGATACCTTATTCACAATGGCACAAGGTTCAAGTCGTTCGCTGTGGTATTGATGCGCCTTTTCATGAAAACCTGCCTGACACCTTTCCAGCCGAACCCCGCATGGTGTGCATTGGTCGCCTGTGTGAGCAGAAAGGCCAGTTGATTTTGCTGGAAGCAGCCTTGAAGCTGAAACTCAAGAAAATCAGTTTTTCGTTGGTGTTGGCTGGCGACGGGGAAATGCGTCCAGAAATTGAACGCCAGATTGACGCAATGGGTTTGCGCAAGCACGTGCAGGTCACGGGCTGGATTAGCAGCGCACAGGTTCGGGAAGAAATATTGAAATCAAGGGCGATGGTGTTGCCAAGCTTCGGCGAAGGTCTGCCTGTTGTGATCATGGAAGCCATGGCCTTGCGGCGACCGGTGATCAGCACCTACATTGCCGGCATTCCTGAATTGGTACAGGCGGGCCAGAATGGCTTTTTGTGCCCTGCGGGTGATGTTGATGCCTTGGCCTTGCAGATGGAACTGTGCCTGACCGCCCCTACAGAAACCTTGGTGCACATGGGCTTTTTGGCCCAGCAGGCCGTTCTCGCGCAACACAGTGTTGACATCGAGGCGGGCAGGCTCGCTCACTTGTTCTCAAACAGCAATTCCGGCGAATTCACGCCCAAGGGAGGTTAAGCCCATGTCGATTGCTGAGTCCTCAGTTCTGGCCATGACCGTGTTACTGGGTATCCCCGTGTTCTGGTTCTGTATTCAAATTGCTG
The nucleotide sequence above comes from Limnobacter thiooxidans. Encoded proteins:
- a CDS encoding glycosyltransferase, which translates into the protein MTAKKIVYLVNQYPKVSHTFIRREILALETLGLNVMRLSVRGWENELPDPVDEQERQKTRYLLRQGVGSLLWSGMKVFMQRPATFLNTLFVALRMGVRADRAWPFHLIYLLEACKALEWLQQDNIEHVHAHFGGNSTEVAMLIRLLGGPPYSFTVHGPEEFDKPEFIHLGAKVKHSAFTVAITSYCRSQIFRWIPYSQWHKVQVVRCGIDAPFHENLPDTFPAEPRMVCIGRLCEQKGQLILLEAALKLKLKKISFSLVLAGDGEMRPEIERQIDAMGLRKHVQVTGWISSAQVREEILKSRAMVLPSFGEGLPVVIMEAMALRRPVISTYIAGIPELVQAGQNGFLCPAGDVDALALQMELCLTAPTETLVHMGFLAQQAVLAQHSVDIEAGRLAHLFSNSNSGEFTPKGG